In Exiguobacterium sp. 9-2, the genomic window TTCCGGACAATATCCCTCGGACAGGCATCTACGGGAAAAATGAGTTCACGGTCGATCGAGTCTTACGTGAATTTTCGTTTCCGTTCGTCGCTAAGACAGTCCGTAGCTCGATGGGGCAAGGTGTTCATCTCATCAAAAATGAATCGGACTGGAAGAAATACACGGATACACACGAGACGTTCTACATCCAAGAGTACATTCCGAACGAAAAGGATTTACGTGTCGTCGTCGTCGGTGATCAAGTCCTCGCGGCGTATTGGCGCGTCGGTGGTGCACAGTTCTTAAATAACGTCGCTCAAGGTGGCGTCCTTGATTTCGATGATGTGCCACAAGGTGCAATTGATTTCGTGCTCGCGCTTGCGAAACAGCTTGATATCGATCACGCTGGTTTTGATCTTATCATCCGCGACGGACAATGGTACGTTCTCGAGTTCAACGTCTTCTTTGGTGGTGAAGGACTTAATCACCTCGGCATTCATGCACCAGATACGATCCTTGAGTACGTTGAACGAAAATATGGAAGTTCATGAATTCTTCAAAATGACTTCACAACTTTTACGTCATCGTTTCATTCATTATGGTATGATAGTTTGGAAAGACTAGTATCTACTAGCAAACTGGGGTATAGGGGGATTCAAACATGAAGTTTGAACAATATGGCATCGAAGGCAAGGAACTGAAGTTCGGTCTTCTTGAAACAATTATGGATCATCACCGTTTCGTTCGCGAAGGACAATGGGATTACGAACGTGCGATGTACGACATGAAATACGAAAAACAATCAACAGGCGAAGTATTCTATCTCCGTGTTCCAGTCTATGCGATCCAAGGTGAGATCGAAGACCGTCACGCTGTCGTCCGTATGATGACACCACTTCTAGGGAAACATTACTATCCACACGGCGTCGAGTATGATGAGACGTTCCCACCGGAAATCGTCAAGGACTGCGAACGTCGTTTAGCAGCACTGCTTGAAACACTTGAAAAATAAGCTACACGTAGAGGTTCCAATCGGGACCTCTATTTTTTTCGGTCTTTTTTCCAATAAAAAAGCCGATGACTTCGTACTACTTATGAAGTCATCGGCTCATTACCTATCTGTATAGTGATTGCGCAGCGTTCGTGTGTTTTATCTTAGCGCGTGACGAATTGTACGTAAGATACGACGTCATCGCCGAGTTGAATCTTAAGTTGTTGACGTACATGTTGATAGAGCGCATGCAGTGACGTCGCTGAGACATCCACTTTTACACTAAAAGCAATCTCTTCCCAGTCCATCCGTTTAATCCGATAGTGTCGAACCCCGTAATCTTCGATCGTACAAGCGAGTAACTCCTCGATTGCTTGAACAGAGACGATCACATCTCCTTGCATGTAATCTTCATAAGTCATCTTCCTTCACTCCTTCGCTAGTTGTGTGACTGAAGACATGACTTCTTCCAAGTCGACTGGTTCGTCCGGTGTCTTCGCCATCGAAGAGATCGCCCGAACTTTGTTCTCACGGTCTAAAATAAACATTTGCGTCCCGTGTGTCACTAAGCCGCTTTCTGCTTTTGAATAATAGAAGTTCAACTGACGTGTCAGACGATCGATGACGACTGGGTCTCCTGTCAGTACTCTCCATCCTTCAGCATCTGCTTCGAAGTTGGAAGCATACGTTTTTAAGACTTTCGGTGTATCGACTTTCGGATCGACTGTCACTGCAACGAGCTCGACGTCACTTCCATATAGCTCTTCGCTACGAAGCTTTTTCTCTAGTTTCCGATAATCATTTAGCGTCAATGGACAAATATCAGGACAGTTCGAATAGAAGAATGTCAATACCTTGACCTTTCCATCTTCCGAGTTAAACGACTTACCGTTCACGGCGTTCGTTAATTCAAATGGTGTCGGCTCAGCGATAACAGGCAATTTTTCTTTCATGAAGAAATAATAATATCCCCCGGCTGCCGCAACTAAGATGAGGACAACGGCAGCAACCGTCAAGTAACTATTTTTTTTCAAGTTGGCTCCCCCTTAATGACTCCAGATCGCCCGGAATACGTTCGTCGTCTCACCAGGATCGTAGACGACATATAATAGACAATAGACGATGACGCCGGTGATTGCCGTCAAAAACCAAATGATCGAAGCAACTGGTCCGATTTTACGATGACGCGCAAAGTTCTTCTTATAGGCATGATAGAGCGCCATCAATCCAAGCACCCCACCGGATGTCGCAAGTAGGATGTGGAAAATCAAGAATCCTGTGTAATATGGCTTGACGGATGCAGGACCACCAAAAGCGGTATTACCAAGTAGAATCGTCCGTAAGGCGTACATAATGAAAAACAGTAAAGCGAGTGCAGCAGCGATTGTCATCACGGTTTGGTGAGCTTTCATGTTGCGACGTGTCTGAGCAATCAAGAACCAGCCAATCGCTACGAAAATCGCACTGATGACAATCAGCGATACACAAATCAACGGCAAATAACTCATGTTCCAACTTCCTCCAATTTAATCCGCTTTTGGTGTGAAGGACATGCCTTCATCCACGGCAGTACTTTTCGAACGGCGTACCCATGTAAAGAAGGTCAATCCGAAGAATAGACCGTATACGAGTTCTTGACCGAGCTTCATCAGGACACCACCGAAGCGTTGATCCTCTAGTAAGTCATCAGTCGTTCCAAGCAATCGTTCCAGATTCAACCCGCTCAAATCATTGTTCGGCATACAGTAAGCGAGTACTTTCGCGAACGTCGCTGGATCCTGATACGCTTGATACTGGAAACTTTGACTAAAGATCATGAACGCACAAGCAGGTGTCAATAAGACACCGTTCGCGACGATATAGACCATCTTCTTCAGGTCAGACAAACTATCGTTTTCGTTGACGGGTGCAATGATCGGATACCACATCGTCATGCTCAAGAAAATAAGTGTTCCATGGAACAGACGGTGAACGGTATAGTTCGTCAGGACATAATCAAAAATAAATGGCATATGATAAAACGTAAACAAGGCATTAAAGACGACGAGTGCAATCAACGGCTTGACGAAGAAACGAAGAATCTTCCCAAGATACGGTATATTGAACAAGCGCTTATAAAGCCACTCTGGTAGTGCAATCAACAAGAGCGGCGGTGCGACCATATAGACGAATACCATCTGCAACATATGTGCAGAGAAGGTGATATGCGCTAGCAGGTCTAACGGACTTCCAAAACCGATGTAAAAAACGACCAATGCCGCGAGCATCGAAAATTTTTGTCCGAGCGTTGTTTCCGGCTCGTCCGGACGACGCAGCTTTTCTGTCACGACAGCATATAGGATATACAATCCAACGAGTATCAACGCATAATACGGACTCCATAAGACAGTCCATTCGAATTGCGAAAGTGCTCCCCTTAAATTGCCTAACATATTTCTTCACCCCGTTCCTTTCTCTTACAAACTAAGATTACCGTTCCCCTATTTCATTGTAAAGGTTTCTCATAAAACGATTCCAAAATAAAAGACCATCCTGCTAAACGTTAGCAGAATGGTCACATTTCTTACCAGATTAACAGACGGAGCGTTGCGACGATCGTCAAGGCGACGAATATACCAAGACCCATCATAACTTTGATCCATGTGTTGCCTTTATTGTTCATGTGCATGAACATATAAAGCTGGAGATAAACTTGAACGATTGCCATGATGATCAAGAATCCACCAGCTGCCCAGTGAGGCATGAGATCTGCCATGACTGCACCGAAAGCGATGAGCGTCAAGAAAATCATGAGTGCGAAACTGATGAGTTGCAGTTGAGTCTCACGACCACGTTCTGCTTTCATTTCGAGTTCGACTTGATTGCGTGTTAATTGCGGTTCGTGTTTTTCCATCTTATTTCACCATCCCCATGAGGTAGACGACTGAGAAGATAAAGACCCAGACGACGTCAATGAAGTGCCAGTAAAGACTTGAAACATAATACTTCGGCGCGTTCACGACTGTAATGCCACGATTCCAGTTCCGGATCAACAATGTCGAGATCCAAAGAAGACCAAATAAGACGTGTCCACCGTGGAACCCAACGAGTGTATAGAAGGCAGAACCAAATGCACTCGACGTAAACGTATGACCGATGTGGTAGTAGTGATTGAACTCATAGATCTCACCACTTAAGAATCCAAGACCGAGAAGCAATGTGATGATGAGCCAAAGCTTCATCTTTTTCACATCGTTACGTTTCATTGCCATCATTGCAAGAACGCTTGTCAACGAACTTGTCAAGAGGAGCATCGTCATGATGAAGACGAGACCCATTTCGAAGATGTCATAACTGCGTAGACCTTCTTTAGCACCGGAGTTATGAAGTCCGATGTATGTTCCGAAGAGAGAGGCGAACAAAGTCGTCTCTCCTCCAAGGAAGAACCAGAAGGCTACATATTTATTCTTACCCTCAAGTGTTGCTTTTTCAACATGATCCGGAATACCCGTGATCGGGTTGTTTGGTACTGAATGATGACCCATCTTACTTCGCCTCCTTTTCTGCTTCAAGGCGTAGATCTTCTTCGACGACTGATTTCGGGATGTAGTATCCTTCATCGTCGATCCAAGAACGGAAGAACATCGCGATGAATGTCATCGCAAGACCGATCAAGGCAATGACCAGACCGACAGTACCGTAATCTAGGCGAAGAATGAATCCAAGACCTGCAAGGAACAGACCGACTGACATAACGAACGGCAAGATCGAATTGTTCGGCATGTGGATATCACCGACTTCTTCCGAAACAGAGACTGTTTTGTTACCTGCCATTTTTTCGAGCCAGTACGTATCTAAACCTTTGACGAGTGGAATTTGTGCGAAGTTGTATTCTGGAGTTGGAACAGGAAGTGTCCACTCAAGCGTACGTCCATCGCCCCATACGTCGCGTTTTACATATTCTTTTGACATCAATGCGGCAACGATCGAGATGACGAGAATGATCGTCGACACACCCATGAAGGCTGCACCGATTGAAGAAAGTAAGTTCATTGTTTCCCAGCCTTGGTTTGGCAAGTACGTGAAGACACGACGTGGCATACCTGTAAGACCAAGAATATGTTGTGGGAAGAATGTCAAATGGAAGCCGATGAAGAACAACCAGAATTGAATTTTACCCCAGAACTCGTTGAGTTGTTTCCCGAACATGAGTGGGAACCAGTAGTAAAGACCTGCGAAGAGACCAAAGACGACCCCACCAACGATAACGTAGTGGAAGTGGGCAACGACGAAATAACTGTCGTGGTACTGATAATCGGCAGGTGCTACTGAAAGCATGACCCCTGTCATACCACCAACAAGGAATGATGGAATGAAGGCGACCGAATAAAGCATCGCGACTGGGAACGTCAACTTCCCGCCCCATAGCGTAAAGAGCCAGTTGAAGATCTTGACCCCTGTCGGTACAGCGATCGCCATCGTCGCTACTGCGAAGATCGCGTTCGCAACCGGACCGAGACCGACTGTGAACATGTGGTGAACCCATACCATGAATCCGAGGAAACCGATCAACATCGTCGCAAAGACCATCGTCGTGTATCCGAAGAGACGTTTACGAGCAAACGTAGGGATGATTTCAGAGAAGATACCGAATGCCGGTAAAATCAAGATGTAAACTTCCGGGTGACCGAAGATCCAGAAGAGGTGTTCCCAGATGACGATGTTCCCGCCCGCTGCCGGGTCAAAGAAATGCGCTCCGAAGAGTCGCTCGAACGTCAAGAGGAACAATCCAACCGTAAGTGGTGGGAATGCGAAAACGATCAAGGCAGAAGCAACGAATGCTGTCCATGTGAAGAGCGGCATCCGCATCAGTTTCATACCTGGTGCACGCATGTTCAAAATTGTAACGAGGAAGTTGATCCCCCCCATAAGTGTACCGAAACCAGAAATCTGTAACCCGAGTGAGTAGAAGTCAACACCAAGCGACTCTGGTACTGTCGAGAGTGGTGCATAAGCTGTCCAACCTGCGTTTGGCGCAGCGCCGAAGAACCATGAAAGATTCAGTAAGACTCCACCAAAGAAGAACAACCAAAAACCAAGTGCATTTAAGAATGGGAACGCAACATCGCGTGCTCCGATTTGAAGCGGTACTGCTGCGTTCATGTAACCGATCAACATCGGCATCGCTGCCAAGAAGATCATCGTCGTACCGTGCATCGTGATCAATTGGTTAAAAAGTTCACCGCTGACGAAATCGTTCATCGGTTTAATCAATTGAAAACGAATCATTAGGGCTTCTACGCCACCAACTAGAAGGAAGAACAATCCAGAGATGATGTAGAGAATCCCGATTTTCTTATGGTCGACTGTCGTTAGCCAGTCCATGATGCCGCTTTTTTTCTGCGGCATACCCATAGTATGTGTCCCCACTATGATTCCCCCTTAAAAAATTATTGGAGCTTTTTGTCCAATAGATAATCTGCCAATTCGCTCAATTCTTCATCGCTGATCTTATCTTCAGAGAATCCAGGCATTTTTGTACCTTGTTTCTCTTTTTGTGGATCGCGAATCCATTTTTCGAGGTTTTCTTTATCATGCTTGAGGTAACCCGCGATACGCTGACGATCACCGAAGTTCGTCAAGCTAGGTGCGACTTTCCCGCCGCCATGACAGCTGAGACAGTTCTGGGCGTAGACTTGCTCACCAGTCGTCCAGTTCTTTTCATTCTTTTTATCAAGCTGTTTTGTTTCTGCTTCTTTTGCAGATTTCATGTCTTTCAACCATTTGTCGTAGTCATCCTGCTCCATCGCAACGACTTTAAAGTCCATCAATGCGTGAGAAGGACCACACAACTCGGCACATTTACCGTAGTACGTGCCTGCTTCTTTTGCTTGTAACCACATTTCGTTATCAAGACCTGGGTTTGTATCTGTCTTACCAGAAAGAGCCGGTACCCAGAATGAGTGAATGACGTCTTTAGACGTCAAGTTAACCGCAACACGTTTACCGACTGGGATGACAAGTTCTTGTCCTGTCGAAACACCTTTGTCTGGATATTCGAATTCCCACCAGTAAAGGTTCGCTGTAACGTTGATTTGTTCGTTTTTCTTCGCTTCTTTTGCATCCGCAAGTTCAACCGTTGTTTTGATCGTCGGAATTGCAAGAACGATCAAGAGAAGGATCGGAATAACTGTCCAGATGATTTCAAGCGTGTGGTTCCCTTCGACTTGCTTCGGAACCGTGTTATCACCTGATTTACGACGGAATTTCATAAGTACGTAAATATAAATGACGGCTACGATCGCAAGGACGAACAACATGACCCACAAGCTAAGCTTGATGATCTCAAGTTGCATTTCAGCGCCTTCTCCGCGAGGCTGTAGCGCAGACAATTCCGGAATTCCACAACCTGATAACATGAGTGCCATCAAGCCGATTGGAAGAAGCCGGAAGAGCATTTTTACTGATTTTTTCACAACCATCCCCACTTTCTTTGTCCCCAATTTTGTCTTTCGTAATGGTGTACGTGAATTATGTCAAATCGTTTTAGAAAGAAACGAGTACGACCGTCACGATCCAAGCCGTGAAATAAAACAGTGAGAAGAAGAACATCTTCGACGCCCATTTGATTTCGGCTTGTTCATCTTGGATCTTCAGACCTTTCAGTCCCATATAGAGCCAATATCCACCGAGCAATGCCATGACGATCATGTAGATGATGCCATAGTGTGCTAAGAGGAGTGATGATGGAATAAGTACTGCAATCCACCATACAATTTGTCGTTTCGTGATCGCGAATCCGTTTACGACAGGTAACATCGGGATACCTGCTGCCCGATACTCCTCTGTCCGTCGCATCGCGAGTGCGAGGAAATGTGGTGGTTGCCACACGAACATGATGAGGAATAAAATCCACGCATCAATGTGAAGCGTCGGAGTGACTGCCGCAAATCCAATGATTGGTGGCACAGCTCCTGATATACCACCTACGACTGTATTGATCGTGTGTGTTCGCTTTAACCACATCGTATAAATCACGACGTAAACGAATGATCCGATCAATCCGAACACTGCCGCCACATGGTTGACGATCAACAACAATACCGTACCGGTCGCAAGAATCCCGAGTCCTAGCGCGAGTATTCGCTGTCCATCCATCTTCCCAGTAACGCTTGGTCTTCCCATCGTCCGTTCCATCTTATAATCGATGTCCCGGTCAATGTAGTTATTGAGGTAGCAACTTCCGGCAATGACTAATCCACTCCCGAGAAGCGTCCACAGTAACATCCACTTGGTTTGCCATAGATACAATAGGACATCATCCGTTATGTACGATGCCGCTACGACATACCCTGCGAAGACCGTAATCAGATTGGCACGGACGATCCCCATTTTTGCTAGGGTGATATAGTCCTTGAATGTGGGCTGATCCGCCTGCTCGATTGCCATATCCAGTGCCTCTCCAGTAACTTTCGCCATGCTGTTCCCTCCTTTTCACCATCTGCTTCCGTGTAGCACCTAGGCTTCACGTAATTTCTTCACAGAAATAACACAGACATGCCACGAAACGTCCTTTTCTCTATAAAAGATACCACATATTTAGGACCGTGACGTATGAAAATACTTTCGACATAATGAACAAAATGTGAAATCTATGTGATTTTCATCACAGTTCACCATATTTACCTAATACTAGAATAGCGTTGTTCTAAAAGATTGCAAGCGTTTCGAGACTTTTTATGCGATACTAGTCCTATGGAAATCCATGTATTTCGTATTTTTTAGAAAGGTGGTGTCCAAATCTTGAATCGAAAGCTTTCGATGTTTTCAGCCTTCGTCACGTTTACGATGATGATCGTCTTGCTGATGGGTGGGACAGTCACAAAAACGGACTCGGGAGATGGCTGCGGAACAGATTGGCCACTCTGTCATGGGGAACTCATCCCGACAAACCCAAGTGTTGAAACGATGATTGAATATAGTCACCGCGCTGTGACCGGAGTCGTTGGACTCCTAATCATCGCCTTATGTCTCTGGACGCTCGTTGCCTTTAAGGATCGATTAGATACGAAGATTTTTGCATTTCTTGCCTTCATCTTCATGTTGATTCAATCCATCGTCGGAGCAGGAGCTGTCGTTTGGCAACAATCAGATCTCGTCATGGCGTTACATTTTGGTATCTCCTTGATTTCCTTTGCTGCCTTATTGATTTTAACGATATTGATCATGGAGCGTCCTGGTCAGGAATTCAGGGAATCTGTCCCAGCATTCTTGCGGAAGCTCTTGTACGGTCTGCTCGTCTACACGCTGATCGTCGTCTATACTGGTGCTTACGTTCGCCATGTTGGCGCTACATATGCGTGTGTGGGTTGGCCCGTTTGTTCCCAACCGTCGATGACGTTCGAAGCCTGGGTCCAAATGATTCACCGAATCATGGCTGGGCTATTATTCCTCTATACGTTGTTCGTTCATATTACAGCCATTCGCTTAAAACACCGGACGACGACAATCGGCATGGCATTCGCGACGTTCTTCATCTCGTGTCAAGTTGCTACAGGTGCTTGGATCGTTCTCGGTGGACATGCAACATATGTACCGTTACTGCACGCCTTCTTGATTACGTGTTATTTCGGTGTCTTATCCTACTTGACGTATCATGCATTCCGAACACGTAAAGCAAATAGCCGTCTTCAATAAGGTCGTAAAAAAAAGGATGTTCCTCCGCTGAGGAACATCCTTTTTTCATTATTTGAATCGAGCGATTGCACGCTTTCGCGCTTCATCATGTGCAACGATTGGTTCTGGGTATCCAGAGTCTTCTCGTTGTTGCTGCGTCGGTTCATGAATATATTGCTTCGACAGATCTTTGATTTCCGTGACATACTGCCGAATGAACTCTCCGTCCTTATCGAACTTCTTTGATTGTGTCGTCGGATTGAAGACTCGGAAGTACGGTACGGCATCCGTCCCGACCGATGCCGCCCATTGCCAACCACCGATGTTCGAAGCCGCTTCATAATCGACGAGTTTCTGTTGGAAATAACGTTCCCCTTTTTGCCAATCGATCAATAGATCTTTTGTCAGGAACGACGCGACGATCATCCGCAGACGATTATGCATCCAACCGGTTTGGTTCAATTGACGCATCGCTGCATCGACGATCGGATAGCCGGTTTTCCCTTCACACCAAGCCTTGAATCCGTCCTCGTTTTCTTCCCAATCGATTTCTCGGTACTGGGTGTTGACCGCTTGTCGTTTCGATTCCGGGAAGTGCATTAAAATCATGTAATAGAACTCACGCCAGATGAGTTCGGTGATGAACGTCTGCTTCCCTTTCGACTCTTTTGCATCTTGAATAGCTGCATAGACCGTTCGAATCCCGATCTCACCGGTCCGTAGATAACGTGAGAGTAAACTCGTACCGTCCATCGCTGGAAGATCACGATTCTCTTCGTAGTTTTCAAGCGATTGCTCGATGAATTTCTTTAAGCGTTGTTTCGCTTGCTTCTCACCCGGATGAAATGCCGCATCAGACTGTGCCTTTTTAAAATAGGCATCAATGAAACTATTAGTGTGCTGGCGCTTATGATAATGATCCCGTAGCGTTTGCCACTTCACATCATAGGGTGTTGGAATTTCTTTTTTCATGAACGCATTCTTATACGGCGTGAATACTTTATAGAACTTTCCATCCTGCTTTTTAATGTCATGTGGATGGAGCAGATGCCGGTCTAACAAGCGCTCCGTTTGTCGTTCCTTACGTTTTTTGATGATTCCCTCATCCCGCGCCTTGAATGGTTCGACATATTCCGCGTTGAATAACAGAACGTCCGCATCATTGGTTGCATCTAAGAAAGCTTGTTCATCGCCTTCGATGAAGCGAATCGGCATCTCTTTTTCTTTACAATCATCTGAAAACAATTCGAGCGCTTGAAAGAAATATTGTTGCCGCGCTTCATATTCTCCAATGTAATCTGGATTGAGCCAAAAGACGAACTCGACTGTCGCTTTTGGATTTTCCTTCAGTAATTCAATCGCACGTGCCAACATGTGGTTGTCTTGTAATCGAAAATCGCTTCGAATCCAACAAATAATGTTCAACCGTATCCTCTCCCATTACATATTGAATGAAAAACAGGCAGCCCGCCGAGCGTGCGCCTGTTTTTCATTGTGACCTTATACGAATTCAATCAATAAGTCTTGACTCGCAATAGCTTCGCCTTCTTTAACATGGACGGCTTTGATCTCACCGTCTTCTGGTGCTTGGATCGTCGTTTCCATCTTCATCGCTTCCGTAACGAGAAGTTGTTCTCCTTTACGGACACGAGTGCCTGTCTCAACGAGTACCTTCAGCACACTACCCGGCATCGACGCACCGATCTGTTTTGCGTTACTTCGATCTGCTTTTGGACGGCTTGATGAACTTTCCTTAATACTGATGTCCTTGACTTCGACTTCACGAGGAACACCATTCATCTCATAATAGATTGTCCGCATCCCGTGATCGTCTGGCTGACCGATTTGAATCAACTTGAGATATAGTGTCTTCCCTCGTTCAATTTCGACCTCGATCGTTTCGCCTAGGCGCATACCGTGGAAGAATGTATTCGTATCAAGAACAGAGATATCGCCATATCGCGCGACATACGAACTGTAGTCCATGAAGACTTTTGGATAGAGCGCGTAAGCGAGAGCATCAAATTCAGTGACTGGTCGTTCAAGTTTCTCAAACAACTCATTTTTTATTGCATCAAAGTTGAGTGGTTGCATCATCTTACCAGGACGTTCCGTCAACGGAGCAGCTCCCTTCAAGATGGCACGTTGTACTTCTTGCGGGAAACCGTCCGGCGGAGTTCCGAGTTCGCCCTTCATCAGTTCAACGACTGAATCCGGGAAATCAAGTCCACTTGCTCGGTGCAGTACGTCTTCTTCCGTCAGATGATGTTGGACCATGAAGAGTGCCATGTCTCCAACGACTTTCGACGACGGTGTGACTTTAACGATATCGCCAAACAACATGTTGACACGCGCATACATTTCTTTGACTTCAGACCAACGATCCGCAAGCCCGACCGCTTTTGCTTGTTGCTGTAAGTTCGAATATTGCCCACCCGGCATCTCATGATCGTAGACGGTTGGATTTGGTGCGATCATATCAAGTTCGAATGCTTGATACAAATGACGCACGTCCTGCCAATAGTCCGAAATCTGTTCGAACTTCTGTGCTGAGACGAGTGGTTGACGTGGATGACCACTTAGGGCATGAATCAAGCTACCACCCGCTGGCTGACTCGTCAGTCCTGACATACTTGATGCCGCGACGTCAACGACGTCGACCCCGGCATCGATCGCACGCGCATACGTATAAATCCCGTTTCCACTCGCATCATGGGTGTGAAGATGGATTGGTAACGATACTGCATCTTTAAGTGCCGATACAAGCGCATAGGCTGCTTCCGGTTTCAAGAGACCCGCCATATCCTTGATGGCAATGATGTGAGCACCGCTCTCTTCCAGTTGTTTCGCCAGATTGACGTAATACGGCAGATGATATTTCGGACGATTCGCATCGAACAGATCCCCTGTGTAACAGACAGCTGCTTCCGCGATTTTACCTGTTGGCAAGACCGCATCGATGGCGAGTTGAATTGATTCCGGGTTGTTCAAGCTGTCGAAAATCCGGAAGACATCGACTCCCGCTTGCGCCGCTTCCTTGACGAAGGTATGGATGACATTGTCTGGATAGTTCTTGTAACCAACGCCGTTCGCACCGCGAAGTAACATCTGAATCAGGACGTTCGGCATCTTTTCACGCAATTTCATCAGACGAACCCATGGATCCTCTGATAAGAATCGATACGCGACATCAAACGTTGCCCCTCCCCATGCCTCGACTGAGAACAATTCAGGAAGCAGTTTCGCTTCCGCCTCTGCGATCGCAACGAGATCTTTCGTCCGCATTCGTGTCGCAAGTAACGATTGATGAGCGTCACGGAATGTCGTATCCGTTAACAAAACGTTGTCTTGTGCTTTCAACCATTTCGCGACAGCTTCCGGTCCTTCTGCATCAAGGATCGCTTTTGCGCCTGGCGTGTAGTCTGCCGGAAGATTTTTTGGAATTCGGACGTCACGCGCAAGTGGCTTGTCCAGTTTTCCGATTCCCGGGAATCCATTGACGGAAACCTCTCCGATGTACGTCAACAGCTTCGTTCCCCGGTCTTGACGTTTTGGGAAGATGAATAATTCTTGTGTATCATCGATAAACGATGTATTGTAATCGCCGCTGACGAACGCGTGGTGTTTCAAGACATTGCTCAAGAATGGGATGTTCGTCTTAATACCACGAATCCGGAATTCACTTAAGTTTCGACGCATTTTCGCGACCGCTTGGTCATACGTCAAACCGTGCGTCGAGATTTTAACGAGCAACGAGTCATAATACGGTGAAATTTCTGCTCCGACATAGGCATTCCCACCATCGAGACGTACACCAAAGCCGCCTGGTGAACGATACGCTTTAATCTTACCTGTATCCGGCAAGAAGCCGTTTTCTGGGTCCTCTGAAGTAATTCGGCTCTGGATCGCAAAACCAAGCATCTTAATCTCTTCTTGTTGTGGAATGCCGACAAGGTCGCTATGTAACGATTCGCCTTCAGCAACACGGATTTGAGTCTGAACGATGTCAACGCCTGTGATCATCTCCGTAATCGTATGCTCGACTTGTACACGTGGGTTGACTTCGATGAAATAGAACGATTCATCTTGTGTGACTAGAAATTCGACCGTACCCGCATTTTCGTATCCGACATGTTTCATCAACGTGACAGCCGCGTCACAGATCTTTTTACGCCCTTCTTCTGAAAGCGTGACACATGGCGCCACTTCGACGACTTTTTGGTGACGTCGTTGTACGGAACAGTCTCGTTCAAACAAATGAATGATGTTTCCATGTGCATCCCCGATGATTTGGACTTCAATATGTTTTGGTCGTTCGATTAATTTTTCAACGTAAATTTCATCCGA contains:
- the coxB gene encoding cytochrome c oxidase subunit II, with the protein product MVVKKSVKMLFRLLPIGLMALMLSGCGIPELSALQPRGEGAEMQLEIIKLSLWVMLFVLAIVAVIYIYVLMKFRRKSGDNTVPKQVEGNHTLEIIWTVIPILLLIVLAIPTIKTTVELADAKEAKKNEQINVTANLYWWEFEYPDKGVSTGQELVIPVGKRVAVNLTSKDVIHSFWVPALSGKTDTNPGLDNEMWLQAKEAGTYYGKCAELCGPSHALMDFKVVAMEQDDYDKWLKDMKSAKEAETKQLDKKNEKNWTTGEQVYAQNCLSCHGGGKVAPSLTNFGDRQRIAGYLKHDKENLEKWIRDPQKEKQGTKMPGFSEDKISDEELSELADYLLDKKLQ
- the ctaD gene encoding cytochrome c oxidase subunit I encodes the protein MGMPQKKSGIMDWLTTVDHKKIGILYIISGLFFLLVGGVEALMIRFQLIKPMNDFVSGELFNQLITMHGTTMIFLAAMPMLIGYMNAAVPLQIGARDVAFPFLNALGFWLFFFGGVLLNLSWFFGAAPNAGWTAYAPLSTVPESLGVDFYSLGLQISGFGTLMGGINFLVTILNMRAPGMKLMRMPLFTWTAFVASALIVFAFPPLTVGLFLLTFERLFGAHFFDPAAGGNIVIWEHLFWIFGHPEVYILILPAFGIFSEIIPTFARKRLFGYTTMVFATMLIGFLGFMVWVHHMFTVGLGPVANAIFAVATMAIAVPTGVKIFNWLFTLWGGKLTFPVAMLYSVAFIPSFLVGGMTGVMLSVAPADYQYHDSYFVVAHFHYVIVGGVVFGLFAGLYYWFPLMFGKQLNEFWGKIQFWLFFIGFHLTFFPQHILGLTGMPRRVFTYLPNQGWETMNLLSSIGAAFMGVSTIILVISIVAALMSKEYVKRDVWGDGRTLEWTLPVPTPEYNFAQIPLVKGLDTYWLEKMAGNKTVSVSEEVGDIHMPNNSILPFVMSVGLFLAGLGFILRLDYGTVGLVIALIGLAMTFIAMFFRSWIDDEGYYIPKSVVEEDLRLEAEKEAK
- a CDS encoding COX15/CtaA family protein, yielding MNRKLSMFSAFVTFTMMIVLLMGGTVTKTDSGDGCGTDWPLCHGELIPTNPSVETMIEYSHRAVTGVVGLLIIALCLWTLVAFKDRLDTKIFAFLAFIFMLIQSIVGAGAVVWQQSDLVMALHFGISLISFAALLILTILIMERPGQEFRESVPAFLRKLLYGLLVYTLIVVYTGAYVRHVGATYACVGWPVCSQPSMTFEAWVQMIHRIMAGLLFLYTLFVHITAIRLKHRTTTIGMAFATFFISCQVATGAWIVLGGHATYVPLLHAFLITCYFGVLSYLTYHAFRTRKANSRLQ
- the cyoE gene encoding heme o synthase, which gives rise to MAKVTGEALDMAIEQADQPTFKDYITLAKMGIVRANLITVFAGYVVAASYITDDVLLYLWQTKWMLLWTLLGSGLVIAGSCYLNNYIDRDIDYKMERTMGRPSVTGKMDGQRILALGLGILATGTVLLLIVNHVAAVFGLIGSFVYVVIYTMWLKRTHTINTVVGGISGAVPPIIGFAAVTPTLHIDAWILFLIMFVWQPPHFLALAMRRTEEYRAAGIPMLPVVNGFAITKRQIVWWIAVLIPSSLLLAHYGIIYMIVMALLGGYWLYMGLKGLKIQDEQAEIKWASKMFFFSLFYFTAWIVTVVLVSF